From a single Flavobacterium sp. genomic region:
- a CDS encoding T9SS type A sorting domain-containing protein: MYAFRIYASNGAFIAELERPYNFFRITDIAYAYSSIYTVKVRIKQGIGMFGEYGTICSIETPKDAIKRETISVAAHSVLSAYPNPFTTAFTITPLEGETATLFYQVYDVTGKMLESRSVEASEVTNHTIGADYPVGMYLVIARQGATTQTFKMIKQ; this comes from the coding sequence ATGTATGCATTTAGAATTTATGCTTCGAATGGTGCTTTCATAGCAGAGTTAGAACGTCCATATAATTTCTTTAGAATAACGGATATTGCTTATGCGTATAGTTCAATATATACAGTTAAGGTTAGAATCAAGCAAGGTATAGGAATGTTTGGTGAATACGGAACAATTTGTAGTATAGAAACTCCAAAAGATGCCATTAAGAGAGAAACAATTTCGGTTGCAGCTCATTCGGTACTATCTGCGTATCCAAATCCATTTACAACAGCATTTACAATTACCCCATTAGAAGGTGAAACAGCTACCTTATTCTATCAAGTTTATGATGTAACTGGAAAAATGCTAGAGAGTAGATCAGTAGAAGCAAGTGAAGTAACAAATCATACCATAGGAGCTGATTATCCAGTAGGTATGTATTTAGTGATTGCACGCCAAGGCGCTACTACACAAACTTTCAAAATGATTAAACAATAA
- a CDS encoding helix-turn-helix domain-containing protein, producing the protein MRPILFYFLLFSCTFFGQTWKDQNVEQLILDNKFEACKTYLVTKLNNETNTTTDQLAYYNAKLSHCYLRTGQFNKALHCAKTSKTLAIKNNDPLLQSETWRAMAFAYIRTAELDSALVYAEKMYVFGKENTNYDFTRAALMCMGNIAKQQLKHQEATIFYADALKLTKKNPLGSKNLKVDYYNLAEAYTGLKKMEEAVLYFELALKMALLDSDEVLLARIYGGLSYGYSKLKNNRKSIIYQDKSNQIAIKNNNFQLLAMGYSNMMQWSLNENNPTKAIEYGNKSIEYLKKFPNKQLEIRVDSIMYAALKTIKRDQEALSFLESYTQKKKKVNTLTAEKRLEELLVKYDVENKNLKIKNQEIELAVAKRERNIYLLITGIIVLFILGLLLFKMNQRIYKNLLYRKEKNYDNLYQQIKSVLQEQNKQQKLTEPSENSVEIKSESLYIKLIDTIENEKLFLNPELDQKTLIRLLGTNKKYLYEAIKIHGETNFRGIINRLRINHAKNHIENQITNKNPIDFSQLYLIVGFNANSTFYRTFKTMTGITPNEYAIEFKKDLK; encoded by the coding sequence ATGCGCCCAATATTATTCTATTTTTTACTATTTTCTTGTACTTTTTTTGGCCAAACCTGGAAAGATCAAAATGTAGAGCAGCTTATTTTAGATAATAAATTTGAAGCCTGCAAAACGTATCTTGTTACTAAATTAAATAATGAAACTAATACAACAACGGACCAATTAGCCTATTACAACGCCAAATTGAGTCATTGTTATTTAAGAACGGGGCAATTTAACAAAGCTTTACACTGTGCAAAAACATCAAAAACACTTGCCATAAAAAACAACGACCCATTGTTGCAATCGGAAACATGGAGAGCTATGGCTTTTGCCTACATTAGAACAGCAGAACTCGACAGTGCGTTAGTCTATGCCGAAAAAATGTATGTGTTTGGGAAAGAAAACACTAACTACGATTTTACCCGTGCTGCATTAATGTGTATGGGAAACATTGCCAAACAACAACTAAAACACCAAGAAGCCACTATTTTTTATGCTGATGCCTTAAAACTAACTAAAAAGAACCCTTTGGGAAGTAAAAATCTAAAAGTGGATTATTATAATCTAGCAGAGGCGTATACGGGGCTAAAAAAAATGGAAGAAGCTGTGCTTTATTTTGAGCTTGCATTAAAAATGGCATTATTAGATTCCGACGAAGTTTTATTAGCTCGAATTTATGGTGGCTTATCGTATGGGTATTCTAAATTAAAAAACAACAGAAAAAGCATCATTTATCAAGACAAATCAAATCAAATAGCTATAAAAAATAATAATTTTCAATTATTAGCCATGGGATATTCCAATATGATGCAATGGAGTCTAAATGAAAACAATCCTACCAAAGCAATAGAATATGGCAATAAGTCCATTGAATATTTAAAGAAATTTCCAAACAAACAATTAGAAATTCGAGTGGACAGTATCATGTATGCTGCTTTAAAAACAATAAAACGAGACCAAGAAGCTTTGAGTTTTTTAGAATCCTATACACAGAAAAAGAAAAAAGTTAACACTCTGACTGCAGAAAAAAGATTAGAAGAATTGCTTGTAAAATATGATGTTGAAAACAAAAATTTAAAAATTAAAAATCAAGAAATTGAATTAGCCGTTGCAAAAAGAGAGCGTAACATTTACCTCTTAATAACTGGTATTATCGTTTTATTTATTCTTGGCTTGCTACTATTTAAAATGAATCAACGTATCTATAAAAACTTACTTTATAGAAAAGAAAAAAATTATGACAATCTTTACCAACAAATAAAAAGCGTTCTTCAAGAGCAAAACAAACAACAGAAATTAACAGAACCATCAGAAAACAGTGTAGAAATTAAAAGTGAATCGCTGTACATCAAACTAATCGATACTATTGAAAATGAAAAGTTATTTTTAAATCCAGAACTCGATCAAAAAACATTAATTCGTCTTCTAGGGACCAATAAGAAATACTTATATGAAGCAATCAAAATTCACGGTGAAACTAATTTTAGAGGTATCATAAATAGATTAAGAATCAATCATGCTAAAAACCACATTGAAAATCAAATTACAAATAAAAACCCTATAGATTTCTCGCAATTGTACCTGATTGTTGGCTTTAATGCCAATTCTACTTTTTATAGAACTTTTAAAACAATGACAGGAATTACACCTAATGAATATGCCATTGAGTTTAAAAAGGATTTGAAATAA
- a CDS encoding putative Ig domain-containing protein — MEAYYIGDGRSVGYIFTTGTNINGVKLNQVRFSLWNSSTVSLLDFQLEISEAYYEAQAHPEDPVLLHSNLLYQQTFSKFVDTNYGQLNTGVTLNTPFTLIANRRYIVSIRQTTNIGSAGIYLRTHNLNSSGSVTLYPNLNSSSPYFKYVNGSNWESASLESQYITFELIGSLPNASVTSASISNIQYTSTISATSGGHNVSQADSEITAKGICWATSQNPTISNDFTNEGAGTADFTSTLTNLLPNTTYYVRAYVTDATGTYYGSETSFSTNRTPVIASGSGLSSISVAISENTTAVTTIQATDADVPAQNLTYGILGGADASKFTINSASGVVTFVTAPDYESPTDLDTNNTYIVEVKVTDNGSIAKSATQTITVTVSNVAEIPTIMDANSLTVGITGGTLTGTVVTNGGGGAISERGFIYAPTSVNANPIIGGTGTTKIVVSGTVGNFTKAITGLSGNTSYTFKAFATNTTGSGYSEAVTFTTNGLTAGPSISYEDQTLQQNIAITSITPTNVGTAIPAGNYSKVITFAGSSEGNTNNTNPLAAKFNAPMGMVMDISGNIYFADSYNHRIKKIDGVTGAVTQIAGQTTPTPFLTNDNGSNDGVGVGNARFEYPSGMTYDGQDVLYIADRGNHKIRKLVISTGAVTTIAGGGSGSQSGYANAIGTAARFLRPTDVTFRTENGTAFLYVADAGNHCIRKINLTTNEVSLYAGSNTSGTTDGALTTARFNNPTGVAFSSTGILYIVDRANQKIRKIEAGNVTTFAGSGSNATTNGTGVLAAFADPYGIVIDGGDNLYITQAKDGNYPSVNPGFDLSSSTNNFIRKITPSGVVTNFIGSGTRGTADNNNGLSATLSYPTHMLFDINQKYMYVSEWYGDDIRKVEITGYTISSSLPTGLSFDKTTGIISGTPTIVTNTSAYSVTGYNYYGTSTANFNITVANLPTISTTAITSIASSTAVGGGNATNNGGISLTEKGICWSTTANPTINDSKLVDETTATGAFASNLTGLNALTTYYVRAYATNTLGTSYGAQVVFTTPMQVPNISYNANNSFTLNNQITPLQVTNTGGAVSGLKNYVSSLNEISAAGFADGTASQAQFNLPKGVVVDSHGNIFVADRANHKIRKITPAGMVSTFAGSGTQGRLDGTGTNASFYFPFSITIDKTDNLYVTDSGNHLIRKIDPSANVTTIAGGNNTILYGPRGITIDPDGNLYVCDSYNYRIRKVTPSGVISTFAGSGIQNYTDGTGINATFWRPTAITIDASGNLYVSETGSPNLIRKITPAGVVTTVAGRLGFAVDGTGTSAGFSDPQGMCFDLEGNLIIADYTKFRKMTPEGVVTTISNGYGFGLLNGPLNTAKFDNPAGITADAAGNVYIADERNNTIRKISGTGFAVSPVLPAGLVLNEDGSISGIPTTVSLATDYTITATNAGGSSSYTISIAVENGITTVDAPTASAQTFCPGATVSDLVATGTGLKWYSVAEGGVALNAATVLTGTTYYVSQTVSGTESTRTAVVVTITPTVGSIGSISGPVNLASDATTAAYWVVPVSGATNYIWNLPPGMTITSSSGDVIQVNVSATFSGGSITVKAVNNCSETTLKTLNVFKQSAPSTSIIGTTTICISAGNVTESYSISPVEGAISYQWLVPSGASIVSGANSNEILVLFTSRFNRGSVKVFVLGAQGVISSGTLTVSGIAMPVAIVGATQICTAGTYEYSITAVDGATSYEWILPLGMTLQGAATGTSIVVSTSSSVSGTISVRAISSCGSSQPRTLSISGVATPGYIYGERIICGATSNEVDINGNVNTINQSIFTYSIATMSAVDSYTWTMPQGANVIAGQGTTTISVSFDSSFESGSIRVVANSSSCGTSPSRSVLVSSASTILSGPTNVCGSTTATYSVATGSGSDFVWTVPQGMIIENGEGTNSITVSIQNPINFTNNNQVSLSFTTPCGVLRSLILKVDCPDYSNLTNCGGIVAFNERVYTRSVSGASMYAFDIYDSTTNVLLNTYETRGNFFQFVYALPSFEFGTTYNVKVRVKKNGVYGIAGSSCAVTLTKPVTAIQASQCGQTVTNEDRIYATSVWSGVMYAFDIYDNEGNFITTIEKTSNFFRMREFASVYGMSYQIGVRVKRGNGSYGAQGSRCNITIAIPTTSLVANQCGASINVTDRIYARSVANVTMYAFRIYASNGTFIAELERPYSFFRITDISYTSGATYQVGVKVKQGEGNYGLEGTLCSITIPNDEIKREVTPKDKEEESEALASMFIGAYPNPFTTAFTITPLEGETATLFYQVYDITGKMLESKSVEVSEVHNHTIGADYPVGMYLVIARQGATTQTFKMIKQ, encoded by the coding sequence ATGGAAGCATACTACATAGGTGATGGGCGAAGTGTGGGTTATATTTTTACAACAGGAACAAATATAAATGGTGTAAAACTAAATCAAGTTAGGTTTAGTCTATGGAATAGTAGTACAGTTTCTTTATTAGATTTTCAACTTGAAATTTCAGAAGCTTATTATGAAGCACAAGCACATCCTGAAGATCCAGTATTACTTCATTCCAACTTATTATATCAACAAACTTTTTCTAAATTTGTTGATACTAATTACGGTCAGCTTAATACAGGAGTAACTCTTAATACTCCTTTTACTCTTATAGCAAATAGACGGTATATTGTATCAATTCGTCAGACTACTAATATAGGTTCTGCAGGTATTTATCTTCGTACTCACAACCTCAATAGTTCAGGTTCAGTTACATTATATCCTAATTTGAACTCGTCATCCCCATATTTTAAATATGTTAATGGATCTAACTGGGAATCAGCTTCTTTAGAGTCACAATATATAACATTTGAGTTGATAGGTTCATTGCCTAATGCTTCTGTAACCTCGGCCTCCATTTCTAACATCCAATACACTTCAACTATTTCAGCTACTTCTGGAGGACATAATGTATCTCAAGCCGATTCTGAAATTACAGCAAAAGGAATTTGTTGGGCTACTTCTCAGAACCCAACTATTTCAAATGATTTTACAAATGAAGGAGCAGGAACGGCTGATTTTACGAGTACATTAACGAATCTTTTACCCAATACTACCTATTATGTAAGAGCTTATGTAACGGATGCTACAGGAACGTATTACGGTTCAGAAACTTCTTTTTCAACCAACAGGACTCCTGTAATTGCAAGTGGATCAGGTTTAAGCAGCATATCGGTTGCAATTTCAGAAAACACTACTGCTGTTACAACCATTCAAGCAACAGATGCCGATGTGCCTGCACAAAATTTAACATACGGTATTCTTGGCGGTGCAGACGCTTCAAAATTCACAATCAATAGTGCTTCAGGAGTAGTAACATTTGTTACTGCACCCGATTATGAATCCCCAACCGATTTAGATACAAATAATACATACATTGTTGAAGTTAAAGTTACAGATAATGGAAGTATTGCTAAATCAGCTACCCAAACGATTACCGTTACCGTGTCTAACGTTGCAGAAATTCCAACAATAATGGATGCTAATTCCTTAACTGTAGGGATTACTGGTGGAACATTAACTGGGACCGTTGTAACAAACGGAGGCGGAGGAGCAATTTCTGAAAGAGGATTTATTTATGCCCCAACGAGTGTAAATGCGAACCCTATTATTGGTGGAACAGGAACTACTAAAATAGTTGTGAGTGGCACTGTAGGAAATTTTACCAAAGCAATAACTGGATTAAGTGGAAACACATCGTATACTTTTAAAGCTTTTGCGACCAATACAACAGGAAGTGGTTATTCGGAAGCTGTAACTTTTACAACAAATGGTTTAACAGCTGGACCAAGTATTAGTTATGAAGACCAAACCTTACAACAGAATATAGCTATTACTTCAATTACCCCAACTAATGTAGGAACAGCTATACCAGCGGGGAATTATTCAAAGGTAATTACTTTTGCTGGAAGCTCTGAGGGTAATACAAATAATACCAATCCATTAGCTGCAAAATTTAATGCGCCAATGGGAATGGTTATGGATATTTCAGGAAATATCTATTTTGCAGATTCTTACAATCACAGAATCAAAAAAATTGATGGCGTTACAGGGGCTGTTACACAAATTGCTGGGCAAACGACTCCAACTCCTTTTTTAACAAACGATAATGGGTCTAATGATGGAGTAGGTGTAGGTAATGCTCGTTTTGAATACCCATCAGGAATGACTTATGATGGGCAGGATGTATTATACATTGCTGATAGAGGGAATCATAAAATTAGAAAATTAGTTATATCTACCGGTGCTGTTACTACCATTGCTGGTGGAGGATCTGGTTCTCAATCGGGTTATGCCAATGCGATAGGAACCGCTGCACGTTTTTTAAGACCAACTGATGTAACTTTTAGAACAGAAAACGGAACAGCATTTCTGTATGTTGCCGATGCAGGAAATCATTGTATCCGAAAAATAAATCTTACTACAAATGAAGTCAGTTTATACGCGGGAAGCAATACTTCTGGAACTACAGATGGAGCACTTACTACAGCTAGATTTAATAATCCAACTGGGGTAGCTTTTTCAAGTACGGGGATATTATATATTGTAGATAGAGCCAATCAAAAAATTCGTAAAATAGAAGCGGGTAACGTTACAACCTTTGCAGGAAGTGGTTCAAATGCTACAACTAATGGGACAGGTGTATTGGCAGCATTTGCAGACCCTTACGGAATAGTTATAGATGGTGGAGATAATTTATATATTACACAAGCAAAAGATGGAAATTATCCTTCAGTCAATCCAGGGTTTGATTTGAGTTCGTCTACCAATAATTTTATCAGAAAAATTACGCCTAGTGGTGTGGTGACTAATTTTATTGGTTCTGGAACAAGAGGTACTGCAGATAATAATAATGGACTATCGGCTACTTTAAGTTACCCAACTCACATGCTTTTTGATATTAATCAAAAATATATGTATGTTTCTGAATGGTATGGTGACGATATTCGAAAAGTTGAAATTACCGGATACACTATTTCTTCAAGTTTACCTACTGGATTAAGTTTTGATAAAACCACAGGAATTATTAGCGGCACACCTACTATAGTAACAAATACGTCAGCTTACTCGGTTACAGGGTATAATTATTATGGCACTTCCACAGCAAATTTCAATATTACGGTAGCTAATTTACCAACTATTTCTACTACAGCCATTACTTCAATTGCCTCATCAACAGCTGTTGGTGGAGGAAACGCAACTAATAATGGAGGTATTTCATTAACAGAAAAGGGTATTTGTTGGAGTACAACAGCTAATCCTACAATTAATGATAGTAAACTTGTAGATGAAACAACCGCAACAGGTGCTTTCGCCTCTAATTTGACAGGTTTAAACGCTTTAACCACTTATTATGTTAGAGCTTACGCAACTAATACTTTGGGAACTTCTTATGGAGCACAAGTTGTTTTTACTACTCCAATGCAAGTGCCAAATATATCTTATAATGCTAATAATAGCTTTACACTAAACAATCAGATTACACCTTTACAAGTAACAAATACTGGTGGAGCTGTAAGCGGATTAAAAAACTATGTTTCAAGTCTTAACGAAATTAGTGCCGCTGGATTTGCTGATGGAACTGCCTCGCAAGCACAGTTTAATCTCCCTAAAGGCGTGGTTGTCGATTCACATGGAAATATTTTTGTTGCAGATAGAGCAAATCATAAAATTAGAAAAATTACGCCAGCAGGTATGGTAAGCACTTTTGCTGGAAGTGGAACTCAAGGACGTTTAGATGGTACAGGAACTAATGCTAGTTTTTATTTTCCTTTTAGCATAACTATTGACAAAACGGATAACTTATATGTAACTGATTCAGGTAATCACCTGATTCGTAAAATTGACCCGTCCGCAAATGTAACTACAATTGCTGGGGGTAATAATACTATTTTATATGGTCCTAGAGGAATTACTATTGATCCTGATGGTAATTTATACGTGTGTGATTCTTACAATTATAGAATTCGTAAAGTAACTCCATCGGGTGTTATTAGTACTTTTGCAGGTAGCGGAATTCAAAATTATACTGATGGTACAGGAATTAATGCAACATTTTGGAGACCTACTGCTATCACTATAGATGCCTCAGGTAATTTGTATGTATCAGAAACAGGTTCACCTAATTTAATCCGTAAAATAACGCCAGCAGGCGTTGTAACAACAGTTGCCGGGAGATTAGGGTTTGCTGTTGATGGTACAGGTACCTCTGCTGGATTTAGCGATCCTCAAGGTATGTGTTTTGACTTAGAAGGTAATTTAATTATTGCGGATTATACTAAATTCCGAAAAATGACTCCTGAAGGGGTAGTCACTACCATTTCAAATGGGTACGGTTTTGGACTTTTAAACGGCCCTCTAAATACAGCTAAATTTGATAATCCAGCAGGAATTACAGCTGATGCTGCTGGAAATGTATATATAGCAGATGAACGTAATAATACCATAAGAAAAATTTCAGGTACGGGTTTTGCTGTGAGTCCTGTATTGCCTGCGGGCTTAGTATTAAACGAAGATGGAAGTATTTCAGGTATACCAACAACAGTGAGCCTAGCAACAGATTATACAATTACAGCTACAAATGCAGGAGGAAGTTCTAGTTATACCATCAGTATTGCAGTTGAAAATGGAATAACAACTGTTGATGCCCCCACCGCATCAGCACAAACCTTCTGTCCAGGGGCTACCGTTTCTGATTTAGTAGCTACGGGTACTGGCTTAAAATGGTATAGTGTTGCTGAAGGAGGCGTTGCTTTGAATGCTGCTACTGTTTTAACAGGAACTACTTATTATGTTTCACAAACTGTTTCTGGTACAGAAAGTACTAGAACTGCTGTAGTAGTTACGATTACACCAACGGTTGGTAGTATCGGTTCTATTTCAGGTCCAGTGAATTTAGCATCAGATGCAACAACAGCAGCGTATTGGGTTGTTCCAGTAAGTGGTGCTACCAACTACATTTGGAATTTACCACCTGGTATGACGATAACATCTTCTTCAGGTGATGTTATACAGGTAAATGTGAGTGCAACTTTTTCGGGAGGTTCAATAACCGTTAAGGCAGTTAATAATTGCTCAGAAACAACATTAAAAACACTTAATGTATTTAAGCAATCAGCTCCTTCAACTTCAATTATTGGTACAACTACGATTTGTATTTCAGCAGGTAACGTCACGGAAAGTTATAGTATTTCTCCAGTTGAGGGAGCTATTTCTTATCAGTGGTTAGTACCTTCAGGTGCTAGTATTGTCTCAGGTGCGAATAGTAATGAAATTTTGGTATTATTTACCTCAAGATTCAACCGGGGAAGTGTCAAAGTTTTTGTTTTAGGTGCTCAAGGTGTTATATCATCAGGTACATTAACAGTGAGTGGTATAGCTATGCCTGTTGCTATTGTAGGTGCGACTCAGATTTGTACTGCAGGTACTTATGAATATAGTATTACAGCAGTTGATGGCGCTACAAGTTATGAATGGATTTTACCATTAGGTATGACATTGCAAGGAGCTGCAACAGGAACAAGTATCGTTGTATCAACTTCAAGTAGTGTAAGTGGAACGATATCTGTACGCGCTATTTCGTCATGTGGTTCAAGTCAACCAAGAACATTATCAATATCAGGGGTTGCTACGCCTGGTTATATTTATGGAGAGCGAATTATTTGTGGTGCTACTTCAAATGAAGTTGATATAAATGGAAATGTGAATACCATTAATCAAAGTATTTTCACCTATAGTATTGCAACAATGAGCGCTGTTGATAGTTACACTTGGACTATGCCACAAGGTGCTAATGTTATAGCGGGTCAAGGTACAACAACCATTTCGGTTTCATTTGATAGTTCATTTGAATCAGGGAGTATTCGAGTGGTTGCTAATTCATCGAGTTGTGGAACTAGTCCTTCAAGAAGTGTTTTGGTTTCTTCGGCAAGTACTATTTTATCAGGACCAACGAATGTTTGTGGTTCAACTACTGCAACTTATAGCGTAGCAACTGGTAGTGGTAGTGATTTTGTATGGACAGTTCCTCAAGGAATGATTATAGAAAACGGAGAGGGTACTAATAGTATCACTGTTTCAATCCAAAATCCAATAAACTTTACTAACAATAATCAGGTATCCTTGTCTTTCACGACACCATGTGGAGTGTTGAGAAGTTTGATTTTAAAGGTCGATTGTCCAGATTATTCGAATTTGACCAATTGTGGGGGTATAGTAGCATTTAATGAGCGAGTTTATACTCGTTCAGTTTCAGGTGCTAGTATGTATGCGTTTGACATTTATGATAGTACAACAAATGTTTTACTAAATACTTATGAAACACGAGGGAACTTTTTCCAATTTGTTTATGCGTTACCTTCGTTTGAATTTGGAACTACTTATAATGTAAAAGTTAGAGTAAAGAAAAATGGTGTATATGGCATCGCAGGTTCATCGTGTGCGGTAACATTAACTAAACCAGTTACAGCAATCCAAGCATCACAATGTGGTCAAACGGTTACTAACGAAGACCGTATTTATGCTACTTCTGTATGGAGTGGTGTAATGTATGCATTTGATATTTATGATAACGAAGGTAACTTTATAACAACAATAGAGAAGACTTCCAACTTCTTTAGAATGCGAGAATTTGCATCGGTTTATGGGATGTCTTATCAAATAGGTGTTCGAGTAAAACGAGGTAATGGTTCATATGGCGCACAAGGTTCAAGATGTAACATAACAATCGCAATTCCAACCACCTCGCTAGTAGCAAATCAATGTGGAGCTTCGATTAATGTTACTGATCGTATTTATGCAAGATCGGTTGCAAATGTGACGATGTATGCATTTAGAATTTATGCTTCGAATGGTACTTTCATAGCAGAGTTAGAACGTCCTTATAGCTTCTTTAGAATAACAGACATCAGTTATACTTCGGGTGCTACCTATCAAGTAGGCGTAAAAGTGAAGCAAGGAGAAGGAAATTATGGATTGGAAGGAACATTATGTTCGATTACAATTCCAAATGATGAGATAAAACGTGAAGTTACGCCAAAGGATAAGGAAGAGGAAAGTGAAGCATTAGCATCAATGTTTATTGGAGCGTATCCAAATCCATTTACAACAGCATTTACTATTACCCCATTAGAAGGTGAAACAGCTACCTTATTCTATCAAGTATATGATATAACAGGGAAAATGTTAGAGAGTAAATCAGTTGAAGTAAGTGAAGTACATAATCATACCATAGGTGCTGATTATCCTGTAGGGATGTATTTAGTAATTGCCCGACAAGGAGCTACTACACAAACTTTCAAAATGATTAAACAATAA
- a CDS encoding polysaccharide biosynthesis protein, with the protein MKKRISFYLDLLKKLQILPSWVILFIDILIISSVSIGSYLVFKGLGVSFTSGISLPIRFFIMIFVFICYFLVFKTYQGIVRYSTHKDVIKVFKAVFFSSITLFLLNIGYQIVYQKSIFVYYTILNGSFFAFFSLIGFRILVKYVFQILHKEEHKIHEKESIAIIGVNSTNITLVEPLSSSIGLYRLICFFDTNTSLNGKKVAGVPVVADSKSIIVHLRAKKIRNIILPKNYLNEIDEKKLFDDCIENGIKVFKPELLQKANANSSNTTFKEYQLEELLFRKTIDIDNPNILKQFTNKVILVTGGAGSIGSELAKQITEFNPKQLIVLDQGETALHDIQLFFNKNFPNCNCVFELVDVTNRKELAPIFDFYKPEIIFHAAAYKHVPVLEKNYKQAIKVNVFGTQNCLELAVQHHAKKFIFVSTDKAVNPTNIMGASKRIAEMIAQNIYHSQNDINKLEIMTTRFGNVLGSNGSVVHLFKEQIAQGGPVTVTHPEVNRFFMTIPEACKLVIEAAAMGNGGHIYVFDMGKSIKIVDLADKMIRLAGKIPGKDIVIEFSGLRPGEKLYEEVLTECSETLPTYHPKIVIAKEKSPCRFSLDEINKNLQDFHSLSRKETVFTIKKLVPEYQPENMEN; encoded by the coding sequence ATGAAAAAAAGAATATCTTTTTATTTAGATTTATTGAAAAAATTACAAATACTACCTTCTTGGGTTATATTATTTATTGATATTTTGATAATAAGTAGTGTAAGTATTGGAAGTTATTTAGTTTTTAAAGGATTAGGCGTAAGTTTTACGAGTGGAATTAGTCTGCCTATCAGATTTTTCATAATGATATTTGTATTTATTTGCTATTTTTTAGTATTCAAAACTTACCAAGGAATTGTTCGTTATTCTACACATAAAGATGTAATAAAAGTATTCAAAGCTGTATTCTTCTCAAGTATAACTCTATTTTTACTTAATATTGGATATCAAATTGTTTATCAAAAATCTATATTTGTATACTATACAATTTTAAATGGAAGTTTTTTTGCCTTCTTTTCTCTAATTGGATTTAGAATTTTAGTCAAATATGTCTTCCAAATACTGCATAAAGAAGAACATAAAATTCACGAAAAAGAGAGTATAGCAATTATTGGAGTAAATAGTACAAACATAACACTTGTCGAACCGCTTTCTTCATCAATAGGTCTATACAGATTAATTTGTTTTTTTGATACCAACACCTCACTAAATGGAAAAAAAGTAGCTGGTGTACCAGTTGTAGCAGATTCTAAATCTATCATTGTTCACCTAAGAGCAAAAAAAATTCGAAATATAATTTTACCTAAAAACTATTTAAACGAAATAGACGAAAAAAAGCTATTTGATGATTGCATCGAAAATGGTATAAAGGTCTTTAAACCTGAATTATTACAAAAAGCAAATGCTAATTCTTCAAACACTACTTTTAAAGAGTATCAATTAGAAGAGTTATTGTTTAGAAAAACGATAGATATTGACAATCCAAATATTCTAAAACAATTTACGAATAAAGTGATTTTAGTAACTGGAGGAGCCGGCTCTATTGGATCTGAATTAGCTAAACAAATTACTGAATTCAATCCTAAACAGCTCATCGTACTTGACCAAGGAGAAACTGCCCTTCATGACATACAACTTTTTTTTAATAAAAACTTTCCAAATTGCAATTGTGTTTTTGAATTAGTTGATGTAACAAATAGAAAAGAATTAGCACCGATTTTTGATTTTTATAAACCCGAAATAATTTTTCATGCCGCAGCTTATAAACACGTTCCTGTATTAGAAAAAAATTATAAGCAAGCAATCAAAGTAAATGTTTTTGGCACTCAAAACTGTTTAGAATTAGCAGTTCAACACCATGCCAAAAAGTTTATTTTTGTTTCCACAGACAAAGCGGTAAACCCTACAAACATAATGGGAGCTAGTAAAAGAATAGCTGAAATGATAGCTCAAAATATATATCACTCTCAAAATGACATCAATAAACTAGAAATAATGACTACTCGTTTTGGTAATGTTCTAGGGTCAAATGGTTCTGTTGTTCATTTATTCAAAGAACAAATAGCACAAGGTGGTCCTGTAACAGTCACTCACCCTGAAGTGAATCGTTTTTTTATGACTATTCCCGAAGCCTGTAAACTAGTCATAGAAGCAGCTGCAATGGGCAATGGAGGTCATATCTATGTATTTGACATGGGGAAATCCATTAAAATCGTAGATTTAGCCGATAAAATGATTCGTTTGGCTGGTAAAATTCCTGGAAAAGATATTGTTATCGAATTTTCTGGTTTACGCCCGGGAGAAAAACTTTATGAAGAAGTCTTGACCGAATGTTCCGAAACACTTCCTACTTATCATCCAAAAATTGTTATTGCCAAGGAAAAATCTCCTTGTCGTTTTTCACTTGACGAAATCAATAAAAATTTACAAGATTTTCATAGTTTGAGTAGAAAAGAAACCGTTTTTACAATTAAAAAGCTTGTTCCAGAATACCAACCTGAAAACATGGAGAATTAA